One window of the Leishmania panamensis strain MHOM/PA/94/PSC-1 chromosome 8 sequence genome contains the following:
- a CDS encoding hypothetical protein (TriTrypDB/GeneDB-style sysID: LpmP.08.1010): MTSLVLRRDLSLEVPKLLIGAVQPYQTLAGPALTTSFLHHPELLPFQRTAFSHAAVPPLYFHTLLHTLAEFAETPRAVQHSTVKLRHAPKSDFWESVGTLNCFYYSAHAPYGAPKEASALDAHPAMGAVELVRPGHRKESDVKLTLFNSTHQPIASMLMTGPKSAALETGDDAVKRGQGTSSVSSNARTAFPYAAPPTEATAPACDCLSAVMVGGTRVCGGLYGDLMRMEGSEGFGQRACYRIEDAAVSSLSPDAQSTASGTEAADDERVASSLAPTVMPPWVLYDCVQQFFSRLHSSGAFGHDAAIAQAVGWRVSAHHIVQTEDAVFGVPVEVVCAAPRVYPSYRLPPWRHQLGLPAVPNGAAPCVCLRCETRQDGQLISTGVYYFCRW, translated from the coding sequence ATGACGTCCcttgtgctgcgccgcgacCTCTCCCTTGAGGTACCAAAGCTCCTGATTGGTGCAGTTCAGCCGTACCAGACACTCGCCGGCCCCGCActcaccacctcctttcTGCATCACCCAGAACTCCTTCCGTTCCAACGGACAGCCTTCTCGCACGCCGCTGTCCCACCGCTGTACTTCCACACCCTGCTCCACACCCTCGCCGAGTTTGCCGAGACGCCGCGCGCGGTGCAGCATAGTACAGTGAAGTTACGTCACGCCCCCAAGTCCGACTTCTGGGAGTCTGTCGGCACACTGAATTGTTTCTACTACTCTGCCCACGCGCCATACGGGGCACCGAAAGAGGCCTCCGCCTTGGACGCGCATCCGGCTATGGGCGCCGTGGAGCTCGTGCGCCCGGGCCACCGCAAGGAGAGCGACGTTAAGCTGACGCTATTCAACAGCACCCACCAGCCTATCGCGTCGATGCTGATGACCGGTCCGAAAAGTGCAGCGCTCGAGACTGGCGACGACGCAGTTAAGCGTGGGCAGGGCACCTCTTCCGTCTCTTCCAACGCGCGGACTGCCTTCCCGtatgcagcgccgcccactGAGGCGACCGCGCCTGCCTGCGACTGCCTCTCTGCTGTGATGGTCGGCGGCACACGAGTATGCGGTGGGCTGTACGGTGACCTGATGCGGATGGAGGGCAGTGAAGGCTTCGGGCAGCGCGCCTGCTACAGGATAGAGGACGCTGCCGTGTCCTCGCTGTCCCCAGATGCGCAAAGCACGGCGAGTGGCACGGAGGCGGCTGACGACGAACGCGTCGCCTCGTCGTTGGCACCCACCGTCATGCCGCCATGGGTGCTGTACGACTGTGTTCAGCAGTTTTTTTCACgactgcacagcagcggtgccttcGGCCACGATGCGGCCATTGCACAAGCGGTGGGATGGCGTGTTTCGGCTCATCACATCGTGCAAACTGAGGATGCGGTCTTTGGCGTTCCGGTTGAGGTGGTCTGCGCCGCGCCTCGTGTGTACCCGAGCTATCGACTGCCACCGTGGCGGCATCAGCTGGGGCTTCCCGCCGTCCCCAACGGCGCCGCACCGTGCGTCTGTCTGCGCTGCGAGACGCGGCAGGACGGCCAACTTATTTCCACTGGTGTCTACTACTTCTGCCGGTGGTGA
- a CDS encoding hypothetical protein (TriTrypDB/GeneDB-style sysID: LpmP.08.1020) produces MAKSKKGGRRGTVVKNLWDLSDLQAAAPGGSRGSGTHERPSAATTVATYRCPRPVRHVDPAALKRAFMLQNFQFILRSELLTITSTQGLPQGQRRLLECIQLSDSLVPWEVVHSVVMRATPEEYQCPICMEVPTAPRITECGHVYCLPCILQYMSRQKAAGAPRKCPMCHDLLTPYTLRPCVLQPVQPRRVGVQARFDLFKRHRNSCVLRRSEDPFFSSPPPSSEKGVAIHLPAYMEPFSYQSRYVMATPQYEAEQRYADCAGISERLRELGQPLNESDAEVGQFLLEALGEVSKEPKGLPPSMLRNSPPLAPRPATTPEGEDGYLELYADGEGQPYYLHMLTVKMLKHDARLRNAPLPNTVTGTVEEVVTMKQTEETRRIYKVFSHVPLHGMIKLCVVNVDRLVLPETRAAFAAALQKMASDRAQRRHRDDRAAGEDASWKQYLMKYSSRSGIGRGDCWGFSPDTAPSDFSIDTESLPYLKLPSTGSGGSDHGLPPNPLDTRQRATKRQDMQSLLVDTVGAPPPRGDSAAAAFRSLTTNTPSTIAAGCWAQGGAAKLFAKAERKEPTISTWGGHAFTPK; encoded by the coding sequence ATGGCGAAGTCGAAGAAGGGCGGCAGGCGAGGGACTGTTGTGAAAAACCTGTGGGACCTCTCCGACTTGCAGGCAGCGGCCCCGGggggcagcaggggcagcgGGACTCACGAGCGCCCGTCCGCCGCTACCACCGTGGCGACCTATCGCTGCCCGCGGCCGGTGCGGCATGTCGACCCCGCGGCACTGAAGCGCGCGTTCATGCTGCAGAACTTCCAGTTCATCCTTCGCTCCGAGCTGCTGACGATCACGTCGACGCAGGGGCTGCCGCAGGGCCAGCGTCGGCTGCTGGAGTGCATCCAGCTCAGCGACAGCCTCGTGCCGTGGGAGGTGGTGCACTCGGTGGTGATGCGGGCCACGCCTGAGGAGTACCAGTGCCCCATCTGCATGGAAGTGCCGACAGCACCGCGCATCACGGAGTGCGGCCACGTCTACTGCCTCCCGTGCATCCTGCAGTACATGAGCCGCCAGAAGGCGGCAGGCGCGCCGCGCAAGTGCCCGATGTGCCACGACCTTCTCACGCCCTACACGCTGCGCCCCTGCGTGCTGCAGCCGGTGCAGCCGCGGAGGGTCGGCGTGCAGGCGCGCTTCGACCTCTTCAAGCGGCACCGCAACtcgtgcgtgctgcgccgctccgaAGACCCCTTTttctcgtcgccgccgccgtcctcaGAGAAGGGCGTGGCGATCCACCTCCCGGCCTACATGGAGCCGTTCTCGTACCAGAGTCGGTACGTGATGGCAACCCCGCAGTacgaggcggagcagcgctACGCTGACTGTGCCGGTATTTCGGAGCGACTTCGCGAGCTGGGGCAGCCGCTGAACGAGTCcgacgcggaggtggggCAATTTTTGCTTGAGGCGCTGGGAGAGGTGAGCAAAGAGCCGAAggggctgccgccgtcgaTGCTGCGCAACTCGCCGCCCCTGGCCCCGCGCCCCGCCACCACGCCGGAGGGCGAGGACGGCTACCTCGAGCTGTACGCTGACGGGGAGGGGCAGCCGTACTACCTTCACATGTTGACCGTGAAGATGCTCAAGCACGATGCGAGGCTGCGCAACGCGCCACTGCCCAACACGGTCACCGgcacggtggaggaggtggtgacaATGAAGCAGACGGAGGAGACACGCCGCATCTACAAGGTCTTCTCGCACGTCCCACTGCATGGCATGATCAAACTGTGCGTCGTCAACGTGGATCGGCTTGTCCTGCCGGAGACCCGCGCCGCGtttgccgccgcgctgcagaaGATGGCGAGCGACagggcgcagcgccggcaccgcgacgaccgcgccgccggcgaGGATGCGTCGTGGAAGCAATACTTGATGAAGtacagcagccgcagcggcatcggCCGCGGTGACTGCTGGGGCTTCTCGCCGGACACGGCGCCGTCCGACTTCTCCATCGACACCGAGAGCCTGCCGTACCTGAAGCTCCCTTCGACGGGTTCCGGGGGCAGCGACCACGGGCTGCCGCCCAACCCGCTCGACACGCGCCAGCGTGCCACCAAGCGGCAAGATAtgcagtcgctgctcgtCGACACGGTTGGggcgcctccgccacgcggcgactccgcagcggcggctttTAGGAGTCTGACCACAAACACTCCCAGCACGATCGCGGCCGGCTGCTGGGCTCAGGGTGGCGCAGCCAAGCTCTTCgcgaaggcggagaggaaggagccGACCATATCAACGTGGGGCGGACACGCGTTCACCCCCAAGTAG
- a CDS encoding hypothetical protein (TriTrypDB/GeneDB-style sysID: LpmP.08.1030), with protein MWRAEENIFARARPARLDTQYSSTSACTTAPPARPLVPLQWFHVPGRGARDAQVPPEGLVASTHLSTSSLLPPRSLSLGHCGAADASAHELGWDGREVDGDHWGIAGSPTVAQQPLPPASHGGAGTRDTCSLGSLLRHPHVRPTHDTSADDTSPAEVSRLLRYYRDENARLREQLKAKELHEAHIMERLEETSRMYAHVQLAWQRATRSDPPSSVLQSADDNVGSVLSVGSGGGKAEEAMQSRLAQKEAEVRELRGRVEAYREALQRSRAHAACSAEERQAAPAPAACSTGNGATVSVPPTSLHVLLLQSLNTADYLVKVFNALQHCHYTRHRGASDSASGCCRRSLHDCRLRCLQAAMKGAPITPELLELEDGPENDTAAANMEAAVAVREELSYCEAVAVRLAASLLGRERFADDDAAPPVSATGAAAPAQKAAPPASPSALEVAGPVGVAQAAAAAPRDDDDGEESAGEGERNAEESGHSAVSCAVAVREPRRRPSRCRPDVGDCEVQ; from the coding sequence ATGtggagagcggaggagaaCATCTTTGCTCGCGCGAGGCCTGCGCGGCTCGATACGCAGtacagcagcacgagcgcctgtacgacggcgccgcctgcgcgcccgttggtgccgctgcagtggtTCCACGTCCCTGGGAGAGGCGCACGGGATGCGCAGGTGCCGCCGGAGGGCCTCGTCGCATCCACCCATctgtccacctcctcgctgctgccgccgcggagcTTGTCGCTCGGccactgcggtgctgcggacGCCTCTGCTCATGAGCTGGGGTGGGACGGCCGAGAGGTTGACGGGGACCACTGGGGGATCGCTGGGTCCCccacggtggcgcagcagccgctgcctcccGCCTCGCACGGTGGCGCGGGCACTCGTGACACCTGCTCGCTGGGgagcctcctccgccacccccacGTGCGTCCCACGCACGACACAAGCGCAGACGACACGTCGCCAGCAGAGGTGAGCCGCCTGCTTCGTTATTACCGTGACGAGAacgcgcggctgcgcgagcaGCTCAAGGCGAAAGAGCTGCACGAGGCGCACATCATGGAGAGGCTGGAGGAGACGAGCCGCATGTATGCACATGTGCAGCTGGCGTGGCAGCGCGCTACCCGTAGTGACCCACCGAGCTCGGTGCTCCAGAGCGCGGACGACAACGTGGGTTCTGTGCTGAGTGtgggcagtggcggtgggaaggctgaggaggcgatgCAGTCGCGCCTCGCACAGAAGGAGGCTGAGGTGCGCGAGTTGCGGGGGCGAGTGGAGGCGTACCGGGAGGCGTTGCAGCGCTCTCGCGCCCACGCGGCGTGCTCggcggaggagcggcaggcagcacctgcacccgccgcctgctccacAGGCAATGGCGCCACTGTCAGCGTCCCACCCACATCACTCCACGTGCTCCTCTTGCAGTCCCTCAACACTGCCGACTACCTTGTGAAGGTGTTCAACGCGCTCCAACACTGCCACTACACGCGGCACAGAGGTgcgagcgacagcgccagtggctgctgccgccgcagcctccACGACTGCAGGCTGCGTTGCCTCCAGGCAGCCATGAAGGGTGCACCCATCACACccgagctgctggagctggaggatGGGCCGGAGAACGACACGGCCGCCGCAAACATGGAGGCGGCTGTCGCTGTGCGGGAGGAGTTGAGTTACTGCGAGGCCGTGGCCGTCCGCCTCGCGGCATCTCTGCTGGGTCGCGAGAGGTTTGCCGATGATGACGCCGCCCCGCCTGTcagcgccaccggcgccgccgcgccagcacagaaagcagcgccaccggcgTCCCCCTCCGCGCTTGAGGTTGCCGGGCCTGTTGGAGtagcgcaggcggcggcagctgcccctcgcgatgacgacgacggtgaggAAAGCGCGGGTGAGGGCGAGAGGAACGCGGAGGAGAGTGGGCACAGCGCGGTGTCGTGCGCAGTTGCCGTACGAgagccgcggcgccgtcctTCGCGATGCCGTCCCGATGTTGGCGACTGCGAGGTGCAGTAG
- a CDS encoding hypothetical protein (TriTrypDB/GeneDB-style sysID: LpmP.08.1040), translating into MSEQLALHDLSNEAIQHMQASEALQRHLENAQLAHRVCVAKSLKANEPPVEKCALTWGEVVMRYNQWAEYRPAFQDSGAQKKYSKYWTKKRQAADDSNPYK; encoded by the coding sequence ATGTCTGAGCAGCTCGCCCTCCACGACTTGTCGAACGAGGCCATTCAGCACATGCAGgccagcgaggcgctgcagaggcaccTCGAGAATGCCCAGCTGGCGcaccgcgtgtgtgttgccaAGTCGTTGAAGGCGAACGAGCCGCCTGTGGAGAAGTGCGCGCTGACCTGGGGCGAGGTGGTGATGCGCTACAACCAGTGGGCTGAGTACCGCCCGGCTTTTCAGGATAGCGGCGCGCAGAAGAAGTACTCCAAGTACTGGACCAAGAAGCGCCAGGCCGCCGACGACAGCAACCCGTACAAGTAA
- a CDS encoding hypothetical protein (TriTrypDB/GeneDB-style sysID: LpmP.08.1050~partially sequenced multicopy gene), with amino-acid sequence MSLPLTSLAGAIASPRVVAGIAPGSSSTDCYVIVWVEGKETPVYACTAPLPSSRLPAPSSSAASAGLAAVPAVNVVTLRRFFAALVLLSSPPPTAEARRGGRRVVLPCASSFTGEATTVLCATLPLGLVSAFGASPPYYYVAVLAPGTAAVVDDELLAWLAASVLAAVHPDTWAAAASAIGQGYGVALLSPPADAPDLCSQLGQYGAAEVGRAHADAAAVEDYGAREVLADSAAQSSLVEVLRGFESCCDSPVAVAISTLLRRCWAPFAISLATAAASLHISLAGYFALSLPSCPGASGEEAPRLEDAVSGSAASPLAPIL; translated from the coding sequence ATGTCGCTTCCTCTTACGTCTTTAGCAGGGGCCATCGCCTCCCCCCGTGTGGTAGCAGGCATCGCCCccggtagcagcagcaccgactgcTACGTCATTGTATGGGTCGAGGGCAAGGAGACGCCGGTGTATGCATGCAccgcgcctcttccctccagTCGACTCcctgcgccgtcgtcgtcggccgCTTCTGCCGGGCTCGCCGCTGTTCCAGCGGTGAACGTTGtgacgctgcggcgcttcttcgctgctctcgtccttctctcgtccccaccaccgacggcggaggcgcggAGAGGCGGGCGTCGGGTGGTGCTGCCttgcgcctcttcctttACTGGGGAGGCCACCACGGTGCTGTGTGCAACCCTTCCGCTGGGCCTGGTGAGCGCATTCggcgcgtcgccgccgtaCTACTACGTCGCCGTGCTGGCCCcaggcactgctgccgtggtggaCGATGAGCTGCTGGCCTGGCTGGCCGCCAGTGTGCTGGCAGCGGTTCACCCCGACACCtgggcagcggctgcgtcggcgaTTGGGCAGGGGTATGGCGTGGCGCTTCTCTCACCCCCCGCTGACGCACCGGACTTGTGCTCGCAGCTTGGTCAGTACGGTGCCGCCGAGGTGGGCAGAGCgcacgccgacgccgccgcggtggaggACTACGGTGCTCGAGAGGTGCTGGCGGACAGCGCGGCTCAGTCTTCCCTAGTCGAGGTGCTCAGAGGGTTCGAGTCGTGCTGCGACTCACCGGTCGCGGTTGCGATCAGCACCCTCCTCCGAAGGTGTTGGGCACCCTTTGCCATCTCGctcgccacagccgcagcctcCCTGCACATCTCGCTCGCTGGCTACttcgccctttccctcccgTCCTGCCCTGGCGcgagcggcgaggaggcgcccCGCCTTGAGGACGCCGTGAGTggctctgccgcctcgcccCTGGCGCCGATCCTCTA
- a CDS encoding hypothetical protein (TriTrypDB/GeneDB-style sysID: LpmP.08.1060~partially sequenced multicopy gene) — TRARPTVERRCASSPPSAVVARRISSKPAARTPCLWQFSPSVVAAAAARWPWWRAASDACTPTQSCTRRYLFRASVPPAAPLSTALLHMCTAWPAARSLPAELPGMPTYYAACGRDVPPVAYARVCAHVESG, encoded by the coding sequence AACGCGTGCTCGGCCGACTGTcgagaggcgctgcgcctcctcgccgccttcTGCAGTCGTCGCGCGACGGATCTCCAGCAAGCCAGCAGCACGGACGCCGTGCCTCTGGCAGTTCTCCCCCTCGGtggtagcagcggcggcggcgcggtggccCTGGTGGCGGGCAGCGTCGGATGCATGTACCCCCACACAGTCCTGTACCAGGCGGTACTTGTTCAGGGCGAGTGTCCCccccgcggcgccgctgtcgaccGCGCTGCTCCATATGTGCACTGCTTGGCCAGCGGCGCGGTCGCTGCCTGCGGAACTCCCTGGCATGCCGACTTACTACGCAGCGTGTGGGCGTGACGTACCGCCTGTGGCGTATGCGCGCGTCTGCGCACACGTCGAATCAGGATGA
- a CDS encoding hypothetical protein (TriTrypDB/GeneDB-style sysID: LpmP.08.1070), producing the protein MTKLAVVCRAVPSALEKQTCKLTRIERQTISLPIVPVQHRAYVQVFKDMIEEGHSIELPELSELPASVFVEDVSMLYSVCAVAPPGGGLDSGHGEGSALGERSHSGTAHCWRRRRAVRFEFEVHVCEQVDALEQVREYLGKPGMEYVPCAVKSCLHLRCAASFVWENTLPLNLKWIDPATFTPCGLSVVEADPGELEQRECAELLRGDARQDIAHGIDVR; encoded by the coding sequence ATGACGAAGCTGGCTGTTGTGTGCCGCGCCGTGCCAAGCGCGCTCGAGAAGCAGACGTGCAAGCTGACACGCATCGAGCGCCAGACGATCTCGCTCCCGATCGTGCCGGTGCAGCACAGGGCGTACGTGCAGGTCTTCAAGGATATGATCGAGGAAGGCCACAGCATCGAGCTGCCGGAGCTGAGCGAGCTGCCTGCGTCGGTGTTCGTGGAGGACGTGTCGATGCTGTACAGCGTGTGCGCCGTCGCGCCGCCCGGAGGTGGACTCGATTCTGGACACGGTGAGGGCTCTGCGCTCGGAGAACGATCGCATTCAGGCACCGCGCActgttggcggcggcgacgtgctGTACGTTTCGAGTTCGAAGTACATGTTTGTGAGCAGGTCGACGCGCTCGAGCAGGTGAGGGAGTACCTCGGCAAGCCCGGGATGGAGTACGTACCGTGCGCTGTGAAGAGCTGTCTGCACCTGAGGTGTGCGGCGAGCTTCGTGTGGGAGAACACACTGCCGCTGAACCTCAAGTGGATCGACCCGGCGACCTTCACCCCGTGCGGGCTCAGTGTGGTGGAGGCCGACCCCGgtgagctggagcagcgcgAATGTGCTGAGCTTCTCCGCGGGGACGCGCGGCAGGACATTGCGCACGGTATTGACGTCCGCTGA